The following are encoded together in the Halomonas halophila genome:
- a CDS encoding AraC family transcriptional regulator, with protein MTQFWHDPALPFVESRRASDSRACYRPHSHPTLSIGVVDRGQSRFHCQRRRERLTPGCLVSVPAGVVHDCNPLPEGRWSYQMLHLDPAWARDMLAEAAAGRDIDRALPSTVFIARDPAPYRAFCRINALLFSPAPAADKEAGLIEFLAQRLWCRGEPLAVRRPDSSALANLQRHLLERFERPPSLEALARDHGLSRYQVIRLFRRDTGLTPHAWLLDRRIQQARRRLRQGAGLADLAQELGFADQGHFQRAFKARVAITPGRYRGA; from the coding sequence ATGACCCAGTTCTGGCACGACCCGGCGCTGCCCTTCGTCGAGAGCCGGCGGGCCAGCGACAGCCGCGCCTGCTACCGGCCCCACAGCCATCCCACCCTGTCGATCGGCGTGGTCGACCGCGGCCAGAGCCGCTTCCATTGCCAGCGCCGCCGCGAGCGCCTGACGCCGGGCTGCCTGGTCAGCGTGCCGGCGGGCGTCGTGCATGACTGCAATCCGCTGCCGGAAGGCCGCTGGAGCTATCAGATGCTGCATCTGGACCCGGCCTGGGCCAGAGACATGCTGGCTGAGGCCGCAGCCGGACGCGACATCGATCGGGCCCTGCCATCGACGGTCTTCATCGCCCGCGACCCCGCCCCTTATCGGGCCTTCTGCCGGATCAATGCGCTGCTGTTCTCCCCGGCCCCGGCGGCCGACAAGGAGGCCGGGCTGATCGAATTCCTCGCCCAACGCCTGTGGTGTCGCGGCGAGCCCCTGGCCGTTCGTCGACCGGACTCATCCGCCCTGGCCAATCTCCAGCGGCACCTGCTCGAACGCTTCGAGCGGCCGCCGTCGCTCGAGGCGCTGGCCCGGGACCACGGCCTGAGCCGCTATCAGGTGATCCGGCTGTTCCGCCGCGACACCGGCCTGACGCCCCACGCCTGGCTGCTCGACCGCCGCATCCAGCAGGCCCGCCGCCGCCTGCGCCAGGGCGCCGGGCTGGCCGATCTCGCCCAGGAGCTGGGGTTCGCCGACCAGGGCCACTTCCAGCGCGCCTTCAAGGCCCGCGTGGCGATCACGCCGGGGCGCTATCGCGGCGCCTGA
- a CDS encoding malonate--CoA ligase, with product MTDNNNLFKTFAARMQARGDADFITTRDGRRYSHADALAESARLAGALVALGVSPGDRVAVQVDKSPEAILLYLATLRAGAVYLPLNTGYTGDEIRYFLSDAEPALFVCRPAVLEEARALAAETGCPAVETLGTAADGSLMERAAAATAFDDAVPRTDDDLAAILYTSGTTGRSKGAMLTHRNLGSNAAALVEAWRFTPEDRLIHALPIFHTHGLFVACNVTLMAGSSLLFLPRFDADVIFEELPRGTVMMGVPTFYTRLVADDRLTPEVTANMRLFVSGSAPLTAETHELFAEKTGHAILERYGMTETNMNLSNPYDGDRRAGTVGMPLPGVEIRIVDRDSGKEVPDGEIGLLQVRGPNVFIGYWRKPEKTKEELLEDGFFITGDLVTRDERGYVQIVGRDKDLVISGGYNVYPKEVEQVIDEMDEVLESAVIGLPHPDFGEGVTATVVCQPGAKLDEAQVIAHLQGRLAKYKQPKRVFFIDALPRNTMGKVQKNELRQRFDATYR from the coding sequence ACCCGCGACGGCCGCCGCTACTCCCACGCCGACGCCCTGGCCGAGAGCGCCAGGCTGGCCGGCGCCCTGGTCGCGCTCGGCGTCTCGCCCGGCGACCGGGTCGCGGTGCAGGTCGACAAGAGCCCCGAGGCGATCCTGCTCTACTTGGCCACGCTGCGCGCCGGCGCCGTCTACCTGCCGCTCAACACCGGCTACACTGGCGACGAGATCCGCTACTTCCTGAGCGACGCCGAACCGGCGCTGTTCGTGTGCCGCCCGGCGGTGCTCGAGGAAGCCCGCGCACTGGCCGCCGAGACCGGCTGCCCGGCGGTCGAGACTCTCGGCACCGCCGCCGACGGCTCGCTGATGGAGCGCGCCGCGGCCGCCACCGCCTTCGACGACGCCGTGCCGCGCACGGACGACGACCTGGCGGCGATCCTCTACACCTCCGGCACCACTGGCCGCTCCAAGGGCGCGATGCTCACCCACCGCAACCTCGGCTCCAACGCCGCGGCGCTGGTCGAGGCCTGGCGCTTCACCCCCGAGGACCGGCTGATCCATGCGCTGCCGATCTTCCACACCCACGGCCTGTTCGTGGCCTGCAACGTCACCCTGATGGCCGGCTCCAGCCTGCTGTTCCTGCCCAGGTTCGACGCCGACGTGATCTTCGAGGAGCTGCCCCGCGGCACGGTGATGATGGGCGTGCCGACCTTCTACACCCGGCTGGTGGCCGACGATCGCCTCACCCCCGAGGTCACCGCCAACATGCGCCTGTTCGTCTCCGGCTCGGCGCCGCTGACCGCCGAGACCCACGAGCTGTTCGCCGAGAAGACCGGCCACGCCATCCTCGAGCGCTACGGCATGACCGAGACCAACATGAACCTCTCCAACCCCTACGACGGCGACCGCCGCGCCGGCACCGTGGGCATGCCGCTGCCCGGGGTGGAGATCCGCATCGTCGACCGCGACAGCGGCAAGGAGGTCCCCGACGGCGAGATCGGCCTGCTCCAGGTGCGCGGCCCCAACGTCTTCATCGGCTACTGGCGCAAGCCGGAGAAGACCAAGGAGGAGCTGCTCGAGGATGGCTTCTTCATCACCGGCGACCTGGTCACCCGCGACGAACGCGGCTACGTGCAGATCGTCGGCCGTGACAAGGACCTGGTGATCTCCGGCGGCTACAACGTCTATCCCAAGGAGGTGGAGCAGGTCATCGACGAGATGGACGAGGTGCTGGAATCCGCCGTGATCGGCCTGCCCCACCCGGACTTCGGCGAGGGCGTCACCGCGACGGTGGTGTGCCAGCCCGGCGCCAAGCTCGACGAGGCCCAGGTGATCGCCCACCTGCAGGGCCGGCTGGCCAAGTACAAACAGCCCAAGCGGGTGTTCTTCATCGACGCCCTGCCGCGCAACACCATGGGCAAGGTGCAGAAGAACGAGCTGCGCCAGCGCTTCGACGCCACCTATCGCTAG